In the Plasmodium chabaudi chabaudi strain AS genome assembly, chromosome: 13 genome, one interval contains:
- a CDS encoding E3 SUMO-protein ligase NSE2, putative: protein MHYQDDSSNSADESENATPIYNTENPCFNEYWDDLESREEEYTPPNDIIKYHNQLQKSLYNILFSIKYFRSDDLNVDSNYLKLVNKYVKLKLQGNQTDEKDVSRLARFHLKSQKDDDDEDELVVDEEIGAFPTKCPISQMPFENPVTQRFSKNRKACVHTFENSFILKLIQNKDTIECPLAACKKKVYKNSLHPDYEFLHHSRFMKFRDYATEGREYFVKLRSDEDKSFNFVEE from the exons ATGCATTATCAAGATGATTCCTCTAATAGT GCAGATGAAAGTGAAAATGCCACGCCAATATACAATACGGAA AACCCATGCTTTAATGAGTATTGGGATGATTTAGAAAGCCGTGAAGAAGAATATACACCGCctaatgatataataaaatatcacAATCAATTACAAAAAAGTTTATACAACATTTTGTTTTCCATTAAGTACTTCC GATCAG ATGATCTAAATGTTGattcaaattatttaaaactaGTAAATAAGTATGTAAAGCTAAAATTACAAG GCAATCAGACAGACGAAAAAGATGTTTCTCGACTAGCAAGG TTCCATTTAAAAAGCCAAAAAGATGATGATGACGAAGATGAATTAGTAGTCGATGAAGAAATAGGCGCATTTCCTACCAAATGCCCAATATCACAAATGCCCTTTGAAAATCCTGTTACACAAAG aTTTAGCAAAAATAGAAAGGCGTGTGTGCACACCTTTGAGAATTCCTTTATCCTGAAAttaat acaaaataaagatacAATAGAATGCCCATTAGCCG cttgtaaaaaaaaagtctACAAAAATAGTTTGCACCCCGACTATGAATTTCTTCATCACTCAAG GTTTATGAAGTTTAGAGATTATGCCACAGAAGGAAGAGAATATTTCGTAAAACTTCGGAGTGATG AGGATAAAAGTTTCAATTTCGTGGaagaataa
- a CDS encoding histone deacetylase, putative, with protein MSCMYYASRLSKNENKGPLGEKEYFEDEEEEKEKIKVLIEKIRTSEYIVVHSGAGISTSSGLQDFRGPTGIWTNEYHNNIKNKKKHNKNKKTKKEEEQETVQNCEDNENIDKQNQLMENEQILKHSQIKYDNPNDPSNQFSINKKEPHFHRIKEEINESNIDNIYENSNNSLLETQRDSEKKENENNENCQSSDENYVKFGNRKKKVVELHLALPTKTHIMIKELMNKNIIKFLITQNIDSLHYRCGTKFSQISEIHGNIFIERCDFCGRRYLRDYVISTISFKPTGSLCFLCSFPPIGVCTDVLLDWNNAYEDFFHLNSIKHSQKADFHFCLGSSFYIVPASYYPSKKKFASKNSYSCLINYQKSSLFKELDLNIHSNVNNISDIIIKEFSLEPLAIRSALLIVVRCQLMNFDILYDQLVKLNNIDKNVHDGIETENENTDYNRHSFQTYTIKKGDIDRNDHTSICKNEMNDQTNYINCSNNENDDNCNMNSNKFVSDNVISITNDINQDKGTSPFLDKGEGINEPENENTNKDQLFLIKCSMIKNIKTEKLNSLHNITINEIDKGKGIWLIRTNLSCLLEIELWFNSYILLKLIYNDKTPFIEMNTWAIDVAYTYGDDIDDSYFSNNKGSFKQFSLNRNKYTDNHEDEIERGDSNTTPAMINKENDGVKTFEAYDEEKLKHFKISEILNEHVHVGFNPRNVKPKNKVQLLAILSNTFDVNKYNNYHSFELSNSINLLYNLFCIINKFNEENNFFIKKELNDNEKTIQFIKNLHLSKNIYLYTNDFLNLFNNNDKTISHSTYTFRERKKRNLEDFNVYSSDEHKESTSNFIFYDLYMNEDISLYKIQLNKTLINKEIINNSYNNKNISNYDLSLLKRENFQHISSKKQDSGINIIIPNCEGSDKKNNHTTKSNEIQIENDSITENNINDKNGGEHYPQLLFYPRLLINNKYKHGELVHKIPKYIKPQKIYTPYKKLSRNKKYSNTLQKYRSEIWENNYHEFVNNIDKEHIVDSTLYKELRYFPFWLLNYANDLFECV; from the coding sequence atgagCTGTATGTACTATGCCTCACGTTTGTCGAAAAACGAGAACAAAGGACCGTTAGGTGAAAAGGAATATTTTGAagatgaagaagaagaaaaagaaaagataAAAGTATTAATTGAGAAAATACGAACAAGTGAATACATTGTTGTACATTCTGGAGCTGGTATATCTACTAGTTCTGGACTGCAAGATTTTCGAGGCCCCACTGGAATATGGACAAATGAATATcacaataatattaaaaataagaagaaacataataagaataaaaaaacaaaaaaagaagaagaacAAGAAACTGTGCAAAATTGCGAAGATAATGAAAACATCGATAAACAAAATCAACTTATGGAAAATGAACAGATCCTAAAGCATTCCCAAATAAAGTATGATAATCCAAATGATCCATCCAATCAGttttctataaataaaaaagaaccTCACTTTCATAGAATtaaagaagaaataaatgaaagtaatatagataatatatacgaaaattcaaataatagcCTTTTGGAAACACAAAGAGacagtgaaaaaaaagaaaatgaaaataatgaaaattgtCAAAGTTCCGATGAAAATTACGTAAAGTTtggaaatagaaaaaaaaaagttgtaGAGCTCCATTTAGCCTTACCAACCAAAACCcatattatgataaaagaattaatgaataaaaatattataaaatttttaattactcAAAATATAGATTCTTTACATTATAGATGTGGTACAAAATTTTCTCAAATATCGGAAATAcatggaaatatatttatagagCGATGCGATTTTTGTGGTAGGCGATATTTAAGAGATTATGTCATATCAACAATCAGCTTTAAACCTACTGGGtcattatgttttttatgttcATTCCCTCCAATAGGGGTTTGCACCGATGTTTTATTAGATTGGAATAATGCTTATGaagatttttttcatttgaaCTCTATTAAGCATTCTCAAAAAGCggattttcatttttgctTGGGTTCTAGTTTTTATATAGTACCAGCTAGTTATTATCCatcaaaaaagaaatttgcaagtaaaaattcatatagTTGCTTGAttaattatcaaaaatcaTCTCTATTCAAAGAGCTCgatttaaatatacattcAAATGTTAACAATATATCagatataattattaaggAGTTCTCTTTAGAACCTCTTGCAATAAGAAGTGCTTTGTTGATTGTTGTTAGATGTCAATTAATGAActttgatatattatatgatcAACTGGTTAAacttaataatatagataaaaatgTCCATGATGGAATAGAGacagaaaatgaaaacacTGATTATAATCGACATAGCTTTCAAACTTATACGATTAAGAAAGGAGATATTGATAGGAATGACCATACTTCTATATGCAAGAATGAAATGAACGACCAAACTAATTACATAAACTGttcaaataatgaaaatgatgataattgTAACATGAATAGTAACAAATTTGTATCTGATAATGTTATTTCGATCACCAATGATATAAACCAAGATAAGGGTACATCTCCTTTTTTAGATAAAGGAGAAGGAATAAATGAAccagaaaatgaaaatactaataaagaccaattatttttaataaagtGTTCAatgattaaaaatataaaaacagaaaaattaaatagttTACACAACATCacaataaatgaaatagatAAAGGTAAAGGAATATGGTTAATACGTACAAATTTATCATGTTTATTAGAAATAGAGTTATGGTTTaattcttatattttattaaaactcatttataatgataaaacgCCATTCATCGAAATGAATACATGGGCTATTGATGTTGCATACACATATGGTGATGATATTGATGATTCTTATTTTAGCAATAATAAAGGAAGCTTTAAACAATTTAGCCtaaatagaaataaatatacagaTAACCATGAAGACGAAATAGAAAGAGGGGACAGTAATACAACTCCAGCTATGATTAATAAGGAAAATGATGGTGTGAAAACTTTCGAAGCATATGATGAGGAAAAACtgaaacattttaaaatttctgaaatattaaatgaacATGTTCATGTTGGATTTAATCCCAGAAATGTAAAACCTAAAAACAAAGTTCAATTGTTAGCAATTTTAAGTAATACTTTTGAtgtgaataaatataataattatcattCCTTTGAGTTATCCAATTCTATCAATTTattgtataatttattttgtataataaataaatttaatgaagaaaataatttttttataaaaaaagaacttaatgataatgaaaaaacaatacaatttattaaaaatttgcatttatcaaaaaatatatatttatatactaatgattttttaaatttatttaataataatgataaaacaaTTAGCCATTCTACTTACACATTTCGAGAAcggaaaaaaagaaacttGGAAGATTTTAATGTATATTCATCCGATGAACATAAAGAAAGCACATCAAACTTTATCTTTtatgatttatatatgaatgaaGATATAAGTTTGTATAAAATTCAACTTAACAAAACTTTGattaataaagaaataattaacAATTCATacaacaataaaaatatatcaaattatGATCTAAGTTTACTGAAAAGGGAAAATTTTCAACATATTTCTTCAAAAAAGCAAGATAGtggtataaatataataatacccAATTGTGAGGGaagtgataaaaaaaataatcacaCCACAAAAAGCAATGAAATTcaaattgaaaatgattCGATTAcggaaaataatataaacgaTAAAAATGGTGGTGAACATTATCcacaattattattttaccCTCGCCtactaataaataataaatataaacatggGGAGCTAGTACATAAAATCCCAAAGTATATTAAgccacaaaaaatatatactccGTATAAGAAACTTtcaagaaataaaaaatactcCAACACActtcaaaaatatagaagTGAAATAtgggaaaataattatcatgaatttgtaaataatatagataagGAGCATATTGTTGACTCTACTTTGTACAAAGAGTTGCGTTATTTCCCTTTTTGGCTTTTAAATTACGCTAATGACTTATTTGAATGCGTGTAA
- a CDS encoding pre-mRNA-splicing factor CWF18, putative codes for MLKMEKIKHYDKLKFYNYVPVNKELKACCITCPDTEKYELELNEQLEEELKNVFQGNILDQINAKNINADLKRDLQKKINILSKRTDKAIIELIKRKINDNKNNQNIYNENEDDENACITLDLSKNNDAKLGHILHETLNKLDNMDESD; via the coding sequence ATGCTGAAAATGGAAAAGATAAAGCattatgataaattaaaattttataattatgttcCAGTAAATAAAGAGCTAAAGGCATGTTGTATAACATGTCCTGATACTGAAAAGTATGAACTTGAATTAAATGAACAATTGGaagaagaattaaaaaatgtatttcaAGGTAACATATTAGACCAAAttaatgcaaaaaatataaatgctGATTTGAAAAGagatttacaaaaaaaaataaatattctatCTAAAAGAACAGATAAAGCAATTATCGAATTAattaaaaggaaaataaatgacaataaaaataatcaaaatatttataatgaaaatgaagatgATGAGAATGCATGTATAACTTTAGATCTTagcaaaaataatgatgccAAGCTTGGTCACATTTTACATGAAACTCTTAATAAGTTGGATAATATGGATGAATCAGATTAA
- a CDS encoding LCCL domain-containing protein, putative: MELFRFAIITLVFLIHKCYCENYDKENLKKLTEYRQQHRKTVDGRLCAAAFVQDDNTYTDCTKSTDPNGLTGREWCYVEVQLIGKGNRDWDYCKGVINYDIVRSKARTFFQAKSNELNNAVNKLDMEYKKLGGVYEKYEENCGATSELIKKRIEEINDIAKASSRNINKLLLQASSINDMETKLYELDDEVETNRKAFLNNKKNCSILKGYAIEDKADGLTGSYYDNAYFSGYPLSINNDKYINFIWDSGVPIEMIPYQHFSVRWDGYIKVPQTDNYIISIEHDCGVRIFLDNSPIIVNNMPDPKEEESEETKPIYILPINKINSNVQKISSEKLGLIGGKKYKFRIEYFHLSTIKHENPDTAHIILYWKSDKLIDEEIIPSHFFYKNNTTIPLRIKELGGDDYEIFYLENGVDAFINSSNYIISDIPTIYEKSKAIRSLNNFNKNFIKFKINTYSKVYIAINKDESNNIPINEITKKSFTNTKEVLSIYHIQGDRIMNAIGKNTNASDQKTYNIYSSEYYEGEVIIKLSIPTHFIIFIVQNEFRSDNSCIGNEEPISLVNSPYFNSCYASSYESEKYDCQSGFSGNNKNKEYSTWKTAVNKSLGQYVTINFKYDIDIHSFTFKTLSSLENNVTELSLYFANNTNPEIFSISPGHHKYKLNFPIKSKSVKVVISKVKDSKQQTGGNITFYGIPCGGYKNKEKNIDIKQNEYEINIYFRSKNITVASKPLTWMADNGLIKQTHGYFNYGWEKVPTPIELEQLNKQNSSHGGISFYPLECKKENSLTTSDNNNCDTSNTWSIDLLHEGTYYVTIEIGSPSGKQNLNYIKVNGEVFINNMFLKPKQYTKVSANVDIKKDKTLQVSTNTNTVIQSIQIIFLHN; the protein is encoded by the exons ATGGAATTATTTCGATTTGCAATTATTACGCTAGTATTTTTGATACATAAATGCTACTGTGAGAATtatgataaagaaaatttaaaa aaaCTGACGGAGTATAGACAACAACACCGAAAAACGGTAGATGGGAGACTATGTGCTGCTGCATTTGTACAAGATGACAACACATATACTGATTGTACAAAATCAACAGACCCTAATGGATTAACAGGAAGAGAATGGTGTTATGTAGAAGTTCAATTAATAGGAAAAGGTAATAGGGATTGGGATTATTGCAAAGgtgtaataaattatgatattGTTAGGTCAAAAGCTCGAACCTTTTTTCAAGCTAAATCAAATGAGTTAAACAATGCTGTAAACAAATTAGATatggaatataaaaaattaggaGGTGtgtatgaaaaatatgaagaaaattGTGGGGCTACTTCGgaattaataaagaaaagaatAGAAGAAATTAATGATATAGCTAAAGCGTCAAgtagaaatataaataaactaTTATTACAAGCGTCATCTATCAATGATATggaaacaaaattatatgaattagATGATGAAGTTGAAACAAATAGAAAggcatttttaaataataaaaaaaattgttctATATTAAAAGGATATGCAATTGAAGATAAGGCAGATGGTTTAACAGGAAGTTATTATGACAATGCTTATTTTTCAGGATACCCATtatcaataaataatgataaatatataaattttatatgggATAGTGGTGTACCTATTGAAATGATACCTTATCAGCATTTTTCTGTTCGATGGGACggatatataaaagtaCCTCAAAcagataattatattataagtaTTGAACATGATTGTGGGGttagaatatttttagaCAACTCTCCTATAATTGTCAATAATATGCCAGATCCTAAAGAAGAAGAATCTGAAGAAACAAAaccaatatatattttaccaattaataaaataaattcaaatGTTCAAAAAATTAGCTCAGAAAAATTAGGATTAATTGGaggtaaaaaatataaatttagaatagaatattttcatttaagtACTATAAAACACGAAAATCCAGATACTGCCcacataatattatattggAAATCAGATAAGCTAATTGATGAAGAAATTATTCCATCccattttttctataaaaataatacaactATACCACTTAGAATTAAAGAATTAGGTGGTGATGATTacgaaatattttatctcGAAAATGGGGTAGACGCATTTATCAATTCTTcgaattatattatatccGATATACCTactatatatgaaaaatcaAAAGCTATACGTAGTTtgaacaattttaataaaaattttattaaatttaaaatcaaTACATACAGCAAAGTTTATATAgctataaataaagatgaaagtaataatattccaataaatgaaataacaaaaaaaagtttcACCAATACTAAAGAAGTGTTGTCCATATACCATATACAGGGAGATAGAATAATGAATGCAATTggtaaaaatacaaatgcATCAGATCAAAAGacgtataatatatattcttctGAATATTACGAAGGAGAAGTAATAATCAAATTAAGCATACCaacacattttattatatttatcgtACAAAATGAATTTCGATCAGACAATAGTTGTATAGGAAATGAAGAACCGATTTCTTTAGTAAATTCtccatattttaattcctGTTATGCATCTTCATATGAAtctgaaaaatatgattgtCAATCAGGATTTAGcggaaataataaaaataaagaatattcAACATGGAAAACGGCTGTTAATAAATCGCTAGGTCAATATGTaactataaattttaaatatgatatagaTATACATTCATTTACTTTTAAAACCTTATCTtctttagaaaataatgttaCAGAATTATCGTTATATTTtgcaaataatacaaatcctgaaatattttctatatcaCCAGGACaccataaatataaacttAATTTTCCTATAAAATCCAAATCGGTAAAAGTTGTTATATCTAAAGTAAAAGATTCAAAACAACAAACTGGTGGAAATATTACTTTTTACGGTATACCATGTGGgggttataaaaataaggaaaagaatattgatattaaacaaaatgaatatgaaattaatatatattttagaagtaaaaatattactgTGGCATCGAAACCGCTAACTTGGATGGCAGATAATGGATTGATAAAACAAACCCATGGTTATTTTAATTACGGTTGGGAAAAGGTACCTACACCTATAGAATTGGAACAATtgaataaacaaaattcaTCTCATGGTGGTATATCATTTTATCCATTAGaatgtaaaaaagaaaatagcTTAACTACTAgcgataataataattgtgATACTTCCAATACATGGTCTATTGATTTATTACATGAAGGTACTTATTATGTCACAATCGAAATTGGTTCTCCATCaggaaaacaaaatttaaattatattaaagtTAATGGTGaagtttttataaataatatgtttttaaaaccAAAACAATATACAAAGGTTAGTGCAAATGTtgacataaaaaaagataaaactTTACAAGTTTCTACAAATACAAACACGGTTATACAATctatacaaattatatttctccacaattaa
- a CDS encoding calcineurin subunit B, putative: MGNTHAILSEKDQKDLLQAARFSEMDIKKMYKRFVELDTNKNGQLDPNELFDVPEISDNPLVKRVISIFDSNSDGKVSFVEFLVGITKLMSTTDDFQKKKFAFDIYDINKDGMISNGELFTVMKMMVGNNLNDVQLQQLVDRTIIQADKDGDGMISFEEFKDMISHIDVGNKLKLDL; this comes from the exons ATGGG aaaCACACACGCAATATTATCTGAAAAAGACCAAAAGGATTTATTGCAAGCCGCTCGTTTTAGTGAAAtggatattaaaaaaatgtataaaagaTTTGTTGAACTggatacaaataaaaacggACAACTGGATCcaaatgaattatttgaTGTTCCTGAAATAAGCGAT aATCCACTAGTAAAAAGAGTTATATCGATATTTGATTCAAATTCAGATGGAAAAGTATCATTTGTTGAATTTTTAGTTGGAATaa cGAAATTAATGTCAACCACAGACGAttttcagaaaaaaaaattcgcCTTTGATATCTATGACATAAACAAAGATGGAATGATTTCTAATGGTGAATTATTTACCgttatgaaaatgatggttgggaataatttaaatgatgtacag ctGCAGCAGCTAGTTGATAGAACAATCATACAAGCAGATAAAGACGGGGATGGAATGATTTCCTTTGAAGAATTTAAAGat ATGATATCACACATTGATGTTGGGAATAAACTCAAGTTagatttataa
- a CDS encoding sortilin, putative gives MKKKIEQNNPRHKKYSYSDENKMQNFFYKSINKNRFYLLFFLFLFSSLINLAQCQVKKKVSVSEINFDSAVDDVQWCGNNHSTVLVKTVKGKLYRSSDGGKIWTNITSNLSENPSSKNDNTTGHTPETTVVDLIMVNPINKNIVLVIGAHNSHYISDDAGETFKLINYKNKINFWQFHNKKAHWALVSSWTAACFSTDNSSGECMQTLSLTKDLGATFQLIDIYVVQFNWGDANSHSEDTIYYTRHRNRNGHQQRFSGWSKDVDFVSTNNFGKDVEVLVKHGNKFLISNGYIFVAKLNDVIKQTVNMMVSTDGGKTFNKANLPKDIHEKSYTILDTSEGAIMLHVNHGSSSEKLNTGNVYISDASGLNYTLSLPNNIRTASGECEFDRVLSLDGVYIANFLDDQDEMKDEDLKFTNFKLQLEEDVEPIETNTQKRKKQLIKGKNEETVRTVISFNKGGHWSYLKAPKVDSIGNKYDCGDECYLHLHGITNYHQYAPFYSIENAVGIIMGTGNVGSHLKYKSDEVNTFLSRDGGVTWIEAHKGPYIYEFGDHGGLIVMSDDLRKTNQIVFSWNEGQSWFDFELGQFPIDIDNIVAEPTSSSVEFLVYGTRNDIGVLYHLDFNALGQPLCKGLWAADSVSSDYETWSPSSGSFKDKCILGRKITYTRRKQTSECFNGKDLKRVVDKKLCDCTPEDYECETGFTRKVGSFECKPTDSTLTIEGCTSSSYFYATAYRKVPGDVCVNGWVPEKVPVPCPDYSPFNNSAKSILFILFIMGLVMLIITYICRDPKFRSMFYNYGFDTFEHVKYSVVKTKKGNINSNVFEPEMEFIDAEQDNNEEDVPTLMSYHNERNGQRNDFDLTRNRSNHNNYITSRTANSQKKYPENIELL, from the exons atgaaaaaaaaaatcgaacaAAACAATCCAAGGCACAAAAAGTATTCCTATTCAGATGAAAACAAGAtgcaaaattttttttataaaagtataaataaaaatcgattttaccttttattttttttattccttttttcgtcattaataaatttagcACAATGtcaagtaaaaaaaaaagtttctGTTAGCGAAATCAATTTCGATAGTGCCGTGGATGATGTCCAATGGTGTGGTAACAACCATTCGACCGTTTTAGTAAAAACGGTAAAGGGAAAGTTATATAGAAGTTCGGATGGAGGTAAAATATGGACAAATATAACAAGTAATTTATCGGAAAATCCCAGTAgcaaaaatgataatacaaCAGGCCACACCCCTGAAACTACTGTAGTCGATCTTATTATGGTTAATCCTATTAACAAAAACATTGTATTAGTTATTGGAGCTCATAATAGTCATTATATATCAGATGATGCTGGAGaaacatttaaattaataaattataaaaataaaattaatttttggcaatttcataataaaaaggcaCATTGGGCTTTAGTTTCATCATGGACTGCTGCTTGCTTTTCGACAGATAATAGCAGTGGGGAATGTATGCAAACTTTATCATTAACAAAAGATTTAGGTGCAACTTTTCAGTTAATAGATATTTATGTCGTTCAATTTAATTGGGGAGATGCAAATTCACATTCCGAAGATACTATTTATTACACACGACATAGAAATAGAAATGGTCACCAACAAAGATTTAGTGGATGGTCTAAAGATGTCGATTTTGTATctacaaataattttggaAAAGATGTCGAAGTACTAGTAAAACACGGGAATAAGTTTTTAATATcaaatggatatatatttgttgcTAAATTAAATGATGTAATTAAACAAACAGTTAATATGATGGTATCAACAGATGGAGGAAAAACATTTAATAAAGCGAATTTACCAAAAGATATACATGAAAAAtcatatacaattttagaTACTTCAGAAGGTGCTATAATGCTACATGTAAATCATGGATCATCAtctgaaaaattaaatactggaaatgtttatatttctgATGCATCTGGTCTAAATTATACCCTTTCGTTACCAAACAATATAAGAACTGCATCTGGTGAATGTGAATTTGATAGAGTTTTAAGTTTAGATGGTGTATATATTGCAAACTTTTTAGATGATCAAGATGAGATGAAAGATGAAGATTTAAAATtcacaaattttaaattacaGTTAGAAGAAGACGTAGAACCAATTGAAACAAATacacaaaaaagaaaaaaacaattaataaaaggaaaaaatgaagaaacaGTAAGAACtgttatttcttttaataaagGTGGACATTGGTCATATTTAAAAGCACCAAAAGTAGATAGTAtaggaaataaatatgattgtGGAGATGAATGTTATTTACATTTACATGGTATAACAAACTATCATCAATATGCTCCATTTTATTCAATTGAAAATGCGGTTGGAATCATTATGGGTACAGGTAATGTTGGTAgccatttaaaatataaaagtgaTGAagtaaatacatttttatcaagAGATGGTGGTGTGACATGGATAGAGGCACACAAAGGCCCATACATTTATGAGTTTGGTGATCATGGTGGATTAATTGTTATGTCAGATGATTTGCGTAAAACTAATCAAATTGTTTTTAGTTGGAATGAAGGACAAAGTTGGTTTGATTTTGAATTAGGACAATTCCCAATAGACATTGATAATATTGTAGCTGAACCAACTTCTTCATCCGTTGAATTTTTAGTTTATGGTACAAGAAATGATATAGGTGTTTTATATCACCTTGATTTTAATGCTCTTGGACAACCTTTATGTAAAGGGCTATGGGCGGCAGATTCAGTTTCTTCTGATTATGAAACGTGGTCTCCCTCTAGTGGCTCTTTCAAAgataaatgtatattagGAAGAAAAATTACCTACACACGAAGAAAACAAACATCTGAATGTTTTAATGGAAAAGATTTAAAAAGAGttgttgataaaaaattatgtgaTTGTACACCAGAAGATTACGAATGTGAAACTGGTTTTACACGAAAAGTTGGAAGTTTTGAATGTAAACCAACTGATTCAACATTAACAATTGAAGGATGCACAAGTAgttcttatttttatgcaaCAGCTTATAGAAAGGTTCCTGGTGACGTATGTGTTAATGGTTGGGTTCCTGAAAAAGTTCCTGTTCCTTGCCCAGATTATTCCCcatttaataata GCGCAAAatcaattttattcatactatttattatgGGACTCGTTATGCTTATAATTACATACATATGCAGAGATCCTAAATTTAGAAGcatgttttataattatg GTTTTGACACATTTGAGCATGTCAAATATTCAGTTGTTAAAACGAAAAAAGGAAACATAAATAGCAATGTGTTCGAACCGGAAATGGAATTTATCGATGCGGAACAA gATAACAACGAAGAAGATGTTCCTACCCTTATGTCATATCATAACGAAAGAAATGGCCAAAGAAACGATTTCGACTTAACTAGAAATAGATcaaatcataataattatattacatCCAGAACAGCAaattcacaaaaaaaatatccagAAAACattgaattattataa